A genomic stretch from Chitinophagaceae bacterium includes:
- a CDS encoding SAM-dependent methyltransferase — protein sequence MNQLINHHPASFRDPSGFIYEKDGTVYRFVSSVYQPHYDQLQSSGLAAELIKQNLLLPFTEVNDNHTGRTDWYKTLQPQQIPFISYAWEWSFEQLKDAALATLSICKASLKKGMILKDASHTNIQFVDGKAKLIDTISFETYEQGESWIAYRQFCECFLNPLLLVAHKGLEVHKLLLSYPDGIPAQLTAKLLPFKTKLNPVVYLHVHLHAKLSGKKTSKETKATRKVSVKNIEQIIQSLYDCIKGLSVPETTTTWNNYYEETILSVNYLSEKKKLVSSLLEKMTYNTVIDLGANEGEFSLLCKKEALVIATDFDSACINSFYTTLTKQKQKNILPLVVDLTYPSPDMGWVNTERPAFFQSEKFDVGFALALIHHLAIGKNLSFEQLAVFFAESCSQLVIEFVPKEDPKVKEMLTWRKDIFENYTEDHFQTVFENQFELKTKIPVPGSVRVLYHFQKQQ from the coding sequence ATGAATCAACTGATTAATCATCATCCTGCTTCGTTCCGTGATCCATCCGGATTTATTTATGAAAAAGATGGAACTGTTTACAGGTTTGTCTCATCTGTTTATCAGCCGCATTATGACCAGCTGCAATCATCAGGGCTTGCTGCAGAATTAATCAAACAAAACTTACTGCTCCCGTTTACAGAAGTAAATGATAATCATACAGGGAGAACTGACTGGTATAAAACATTACAACCGCAACAGATTCCCTTTATCTCTTATGCATGGGAATGGAGTTTTGAACAGTTGAAGGATGCTGCATTAGCTACACTTTCAATTTGTAAAGCATCTCTGAAAAAAGGAATGATCTTAAAAGATGCTTCGCATACAAATATTCAGTTTGTTGATGGTAAAGCAAAGCTGATAGATACCATTTCGTTTGAAACATATGAACAAGGTGAATCATGGATTGCCTACCGCCAGTTTTGTGAATGCTTTCTCAATCCATTGCTGCTTGTTGCACATAAGGGTCTTGAAGTGCATAAATTATTACTGAGTTATCCTGATGGAATTCCTGCGCAGTTAACTGCAAAACTGCTGCCTTTTAAAACAAAGCTCAACCCTGTTGTTTATCTGCATGTGCATTTACATGCAAAACTTTCAGGAAAGAAGACTTCAAAAGAAACGAAAGCAACAAGAAAGGTATCCGTAAAAAATATTGAGCAAATCATTCAAAGCCTGTATGATTGTATTAAAGGACTTTCAGTTCCTGAAACCACTACAACCTGGAATAACTATTACGAAGAAACAATATTGAGTGTAAACTATCTTTCGGAAAAAAAGAAACTGGTTTCATCATTACTTGAGAAAATGACTTATAACACGGTTATTGATCTTGGTGCAAATGAAGGTGAGTTTTCTTTACTCTGCAAAAAAGAAGCGCTTGTTATTGCAACAGACTTTGACAGTGCCTGTATCAATTCATTTTATACAACACTTACAAAACAAAAGCAGAAGAACATTTTACCACTGGTTGTTGATCTTACTTACCCATCTCCTGATATGGGATGGGTGAATACTGAACGCCCTGCTTTTTTTCAGTCGGAAAAATTTGATGTGGGTTTTGCATTGGCGCTGATTCATCACCTTGCAATTGGAAAGAATCTATCGTTTGAACAACTTGCTGTTTTCTTTGCAGAGTCATGCAGCCAGTTGGTGATTGAATTTGTGCCAAAAGAAGATCCGAAAGTGAAAGAAATGCTAACCTGGAGAAAGGATATTTTTGAAAACTATACTGAGGATCATTTTCAAACTGTTTTTGAAAATCAGTTTGAATTGAAAACTAAAATACCTGTTCCGGGTTCAGTAAGGGTGTTATATCACTTTCAGAAACAACAGTAA
- a CDS encoding acyl transferase, giving the protein MPPFVNNLFEVNAANFNTAAHNAFRFQYENSAVYQSFCKALKIDAEQVPADQQIPFLPIGFFKTHNVVSTTFQPEAVFESSGTSQTIQSKHAVKSLALYEDSFFNAFQLQYGNPENWCFLGLLPSYLERSHSSLVYMVKRLMDESQHLNNGFYLNEFDKLYDTLKLLETNGQQTMLIGVTFGLLDFAEKYQLHCYNTTIMETGGMKGRREELTREEVHQLLKKSFGVKTIHSEYGMTELLSQAYSAGDGLFHCPPWMKVLVRDEDDPLQMHTVGKGALNIIDLANLYSCCFIATDDVGEVYEDGSFRVLGRMDNSDIRGCSLLAL; this is encoded by the coding sequence ATTCCTCCTTTTGTTAACAATCTTTTTGAAGTAAATGCCGCTAATTTCAACACGGCAGCACATAATGCATTCCGTTTTCAATATGAAAACAGTGCTGTTTATCAGTCATTCTGTAAAGCATTGAAGATTGATGCGGAGCAAGTACCCGCTGATCAGCAGATCCCTTTTTTACCGATCGGATTTTTCAAAACGCATAACGTAGTGTCAACCACTTTTCAGCCGGAAGCTGTTTTTGAAAGCAGCGGCACATCACAAACCATTCAGAGTAAACATGCTGTCAAAAGCCTTGCTCTGTATGAAGATTCTTTTTTCAATGCGTTTCAACTGCAGTATGGAAACCCTGAAAACTGGTGCTTTCTCGGGCTGCTGCCTTCTTATTTGGAACGCAGTCATTCATCATTGGTATATATGGTAAAGCGCCTGATGGATGAAAGTCAGCATCTCAACAATGGGTTTTATCTTAACGAATTTGATAAATTGTATGATACACTGAAACTTCTTGAAACAAACGGACAGCAAACGATGTTAATAGGGGTAACATTTGGTTTGCTTGATTTTGCAGAGAAATATCAACTGCATTGTTATAACACAACCATTATGGAAACCGGTGGAATGAAGGGCAGGAGAGAAGAGTTGACAAGAGAAGAAGTACATCAGTTACTTAAGAAAAGTTTTGGGGTAAAGACAATTCATTCTGAATACGGAATGACGGAACTGCTGAGCCAGGCTTATTCAGCAGGAGATGGATTGTTTCATTGTCCGCCATGGATGAAAGTACTGGTAAGAGATGAAGATGATCCCTTGCAGATGCATACAGTTGGGAAAGGTGCATTAAATATTATCGACCTTGCTAATTTGTATTCCTGTTGCTTTATTGCAACCGATGATGTGGGCGAAGTGTATGAAGATGGCAGTTTCAGGGTGTTGGGCCGAATGGATAACAGCGATATACGTGGATGCAGCTTATTAGCTTTATAA